Proteins encoded together in one Thermococcus gammatolerans EJ3 window:
- a CDS encoding EamA family transporter — MKRGYILVFLAASTWGTIGIFATYIYRYKVDPFTMVFWRVLFALVILGTYVSLFLRENPFIREKLWFYAVYGLVGVFAFYTLYFYTVKISSVGFAVLLIYTAPAFSVILGRLIFREPITAEKITALVMVLVGVILVAGNVDFKVSNVALLTGIATGFTYALYGVLAKFGVRNERPERVLFMTLLFGLLFLAPFSKFSVPTGAIPYLLGLAFFPTFLGYTLYNHALKEVEVSRASIVATVEPVVAIVLAYLLFGEKLTPLQLLGGTLIIGASVLVHLREGRNGRAQM, encoded by the coding sequence ATGAAGCGCGGCTACATTCTCGTTTTTCTCGCCGCCTCAACCTGGGGAACGATAGGTATATTCGCCACTTACATCTACCGCTACAAGGTTGATCCCTTTACGATGGTCTTCTGGCGCGTCCTCTTTGCGCTGGTAATCCTCGGCACTTACGTGTCCCTCTTCCTCCGCGAAAATCCCTTCATCCGCGAGAAGTTGTGGTTCTACGCGGTTTATGGCCTAGTTGGGGTCTTCGCCTTTTACACCCTCTACTTCTACACCGTCAAAATCTCCTCTGTCGGCTTCGCGGTTCTGCTCATTTACACCGCCCCGGCCTTCTCGGTAATCCTCGGCAGGCTGATCTTCAGGGAACCTATAACTGCTGAGAAGATAACCGCTCTGGTAATGGTTTTGGTGGGGGTCATCCTAGTTGCGGGAAACGTGGACTTCAAGGTGAGCAACGTTGCACTCCTTACGGGAATAGCGACGGGCTTCACCTACGCTCTCTATGGAGTCCTGGCCAAGTTCGGTGTCAGAAACGAGAGGCCCGAGAGGGTTCTCTTCATGACCCTGCTCTTTGGCCTGCTCTTCCTAGCCCCCTTTTCGAAGTTCTCCGTTCCGACAGGTGCTATTCCCTACCTCCTCGGTCTGGCCTTCTTCCCGACTTTCCTTGGTTACACCCTTTACAACCACGCCCTCAAGGAAGTCGAGGTCAGCAGGGCCAGTATAGTGGCGACCGTTGAGCCGGTGGTGGCGATAGTCCTCGCGTACCTTCTCTTTGGAGAGAAGCTTACCCCACTCCAGCTCCTTGGTGGGACTCTCATAATAGGGGCCTCGGTCCTCGTGCACTTGAGGGAAGGGAGGAACGGGAGGGCTCAGATGTAA
- the glnA gene encoding type I glutamate--ammonia ligase, whose amino-acid sequence MNEIKGLRGTTGALPMERPRPHFIQLVFVDINGIPKGMEIPITRYEEAIEEGIAFDGSSIAGFQGIEDSDLLFKADPSTYAEVPWEGIARVYGYIYKDGKPYGADPRGVLKRALEMLEKEGFNAYIGPEPEFYILKKNGTWELHIPDIGGYFDLVALDKARELRREIALYMPAFGLIPEVLHHEVGKAQHEIDFRYDEALKTADNIVSFKYIVKAVAEMRGLHATFMPKPLYGYPGNGMHLHISLWKDGENVFIGEDGLSETALHFMAGILKHAKALTALTNPTVNSYKRLVPGYEAPVYISWGYKNRSTLIRVPAFSGNGARIEYRCPDPSANPYLAIAAVLIAGLDGIKRKLEPEAYVETNVYEMSEEERNKAGIETLPGSLGEALEELRRDKIIKEALAGAYENFIAYKEREWSEYVAYIESRELPLETKKVTEWELERYFYI is encoded by the coding sequence CCAACTGGTTTTCGTGGACATAAACGGCATTCCAAAGGGGATGGAGATCCCGATAACAAGATACGAGGAGGCAATCGAGGAGGGCATAGCCTTCGATGGCTCCTCGATTGCTGGGTTTCAGGGGATAGAGGACAGTGACCTCCTTTTCAAAGCCGATCCAAGCACCTACGCTGAAGTTCCCTGGGAGGGTATAGCGAGGGTCTACGGCTACATCTACAAGGATGGAAAGCCCTACGGGGCTGACCCGAGGGGAGTTCTTAAGAGGGCCCTCGAGATGCTTGAAAAGGAGGGGTTTAATGCATACATCGGGCCAGAGCCCGAGTTCTACATCCTAAAGAAGAACGGAACCTGGGAGCTCCACATACCTGACATCGGGGGCTACTTCGACCTCGTGGCCCTTGACAAGGCGAGGGAGCTGAGGAGAGAGATAGCCCTCTACATGCCGGCCTTTGGTCTCATTCCCGAAGTACTCCACCACGAGGTTGGAAAGGCTCAGCACGAGATTGATTTCCGCTACGACGAGGCACTCAAGACGGCCGACAACATCGTGAGCTTCAAGTACATCGTCAAGGCCGTCGCTGAAATGCGCGGTTTACACGCTACGTTCATGCCGAAGCCCCTCTACGGCTATCCGGGCAACGGGATGCACCTCCACATAAGCCTCTGGAAGGACGGAGAGAACGTTTTTATCGGCGAGGACGGGCTGAGCGAAACGGCGCTTCACTTTATGGCGGGAATCCTTAAGCACGCGAAGGCCCTAACAGCGCTGACCAATCCAACCGTAAACAGCTACAAGCGCCTCGTTCCAGGCTATGAAGCACCGGTTTACATCAGCTGGGGTTACAAGAACAGGAGCACACTAATTCGCGTCCCGGCCTTTTCTGGAAACGGGGCCAGGATAGAGTACCGCTGTCCCGACCCGAGTGCCAACCCATATCTGGCCATAGCCGCCGTACTCATAGCAGGCCTTGATGGAATCAAGAGGAAGCTCGAGCCAGAGGCATACGTCGAGACCAACGTTTACGAAATGAGCGAAGAGGAGAGGAACAAAGCTGGAATCGAGACCCTGCCAGGAAGCCTCGGAGAAGCTTTAGAAGAGCTCAGAAGGGACAAAATAATCAAGGAAGCGCTGGCCGGGGCATACGAGAACTTCATAGCCTACAAAGAGAGGGAGTGGAGTGAATACGTTGCATACATTGAAAGCAGGGAGCTTCCACTGGAGACTAAGAAGGTCACCGAGTGGGAGCTGGAGAGATACTTTTACATCTGA